Part of the Rhipicephalus sanguineus isolate Rsan-2018 chromosome 5, BIME_Rsan_1.4, whole genome shotgun sequence genome is shown below.
gttgaacgctatattccagaaatagcgttcgtacgtaagagctcgggctacgtttacgttctgctcatgcgcagttaggagcacgcaacgctaacgctaacgctaaatccttgcgtttgctgttatccgctatactaaaactcgctaatatcgagtgaatcacccggccgccgcgttggctgaggtgctaacacgttgcgccgctcagaacagaaagcaaaacagccacatttgcggtgatgacgaaagaacagccgcgaactatatttcgaagcgcattagagcaccctacgtgttccaacccatttctcagaccctcgagtcgagtgaggtgcgtagccagtaggcttgcctccctccacccctctctccgaagtctgtctgtcatagcatgccgctgttgaaacattctaaaaaaacattgctattgtccacttccactccatacttcttattgcactcagagtgtcaatcaagaaacttcttactataacaggtgagccctgctccagctgctgatggtgtggctgaagaggatgtggcccaggatcatccccgtgccccaacacgtaagtttcactgatgtttttgattaactgtagatggtgttacatgctcacaggtgatgctcatgcgtgcaggcatatgtttgtgaagagatgacatctgtgggcataaagacaaaaagctgcgcaaaaaaaatttggcaaacggttgcaggagctagttgtatgcataactgtcagaagaaataaacaggtgtcctgccttgcagttatggttaaatgtagcaaaaaagttgcattgcaaaaatgttcaacatcttgaaatgtttccctattttgtcaattgcttcaaaagtgaaactgaaaatgtgctattgctaaatatactgttcaaaaagcaagctcgttatataacttctacacatagccatcatacacaaatgcacatgtttgcacctgtgttacacctgcttgctgtatgttttgcatactgcagcagctagggtttcggaaggagattgtgtcagtcatcgcgtaaagccgggcaaacgattgtgtagccctgaaaagggctgtttggttgcttctcatgcagaggtggttagaggtgtgagatgcgtttgatgagatgagcgaaaatgaattccggcaccgctttggtctgtccaaacgaagtgcgtggttgtgcggtgaaccaagcaccattcatggatgccgttgggtcagtggattttcaacagagaggaaattgttgcacacactgaatctcttcacgaacagaagcttccagcgaagagtcggtagcaggaaatttatagatgataatggcaacacatttcttggtttccagctcatgccgcagctgcgagatgtgggcaaccggcaggccaaggcgctggagttactagccgcaaacaccaggcggcagggccaggcatcattggaaagttGCGCCAGGTTCagcttctcggtgacgtggtccacgaacTGCAAGGCgctggtaccctcgcccgggccctcattgcagcggaagccacctgcacagtgatttgtaaagactagttgtacatatatgtagatttattttgtagtatatgcacatagtgcactgtagtgtatctttatgtttatagtgtatacgtgtagaatattgtggcacactgtacgttttctatcgatttttacacatcctagaaaaaaagaaaagcgtttgtgaatggtctaggttgcacaacaattttgaaatattccaagaccaaaaaatagtttacgaatacgtgttctgttgcttagaagtgtttagactacaggattgggtacaaacagaaatcaataatagaggaagacatatcagaaaCCAACAgcttgcatttttttagcgagttcgattaataccggttcgactgtgccttgttttcatgttaatacaatgactttcgtgctgcgagacgcgtgtgttgctgcagaggagcagcaggaactttgtaataactccatttgtatattataaaaggaaggtacttttatattcttttccttggcattaaatttaagggatatgtatttatttgctttttatgtgcactgctcgtgatacttgtaataaaatttcaattctgacaccacccatattgttcacttcatttacaagcacgattcttgttgcactaaagctaccgcatgttgctgtcctgattcaaacagctttttcaggttaccactttggctgtgaatggcacaatgtgccattcacagttgagctctcacttgtgcttagtgtgaagcgccatattttacaacctggtcgaagtatttcatcagcatggcgtgtGACAAggtggcataggtcggcaaactcgctcatgagtcgactcactcagattcagatcgagctgcgagtccagGTGTGTAATACATTAGTGAGTTTTAGTGAGCCCGAGTccaagtgaatccgcttgaggaaaattttggtaagtctgagttcgagtgagccccaagggcaaaatatatttcatgagtgagtcagggtgagctctacattttttgccgacctatgcaagggggttattcatggaTAGGAGAACCCTGTTtcattgatatgtgtagcaaacatttgaagtgtagtaaaaaaaaacagccttttgttcatgccagtgacaaacacgatgaacaaagacaaacacgcaccacacaatgctgccgaggtcgttgcaggcggcggcgtactctgcgtaGGTGCtcggcatgcaggccctgtggtcctcgaaacaggttcattacgcggttgcgctgctgctggctcccgttgtggtggtggtggtaggtcagctgctgctggcagcagctcaacatcgtcggtgtcgtcatcgtgcccttcgagaacaggctcatgtgccgccaacgcaatatcgtgcagagctgcacaagcagcaatgatggtgCCTGCTCGATCGGGGTTGTAGAGCAGGGCCCGGTAACGCTGCAAGCAGCGGAACCTGCTCTTTAGGACCCCGATGCAcctctccacaacattgcgcatggcggtgtgggccttgttgcaGTCGCTCTCAGGGGTGCCActagctggtcgtccgggcactggtgtcaggagccaCGGTTCTAATGGATAGCCAGAGTCTCCTGCACAAGAAGCATGGCAGCTGtagtgatattgtcacgtggctgtgatgttgacaaaggcagcagtcggcatgttcGACTAAACTTTTTCattttggcgaacttgtgcccgaaaacTGAAAATACAACATGCAAGCCATTCGCACTGTAAGTtgatagcggcgtgaacagtCCTCAGGTAATTTGACTATTGGTGGAACGCGTGGTCTTTTATAAAGCAGTCATCGAAACTTTCAGtgctatcgctggtgctcgcataagctctcgaatgaacttgactattcgcgtcctgcgtgtgaTCATAACATAATGAAGCTTTCTAGACATTGTGACGTTTCTGTGGCTGAAACTTAAATATATCAAAATAAGGCAATAAGCATGCGTGGAATTATCGTCTTGAATTTGCAAACACTgccagcacttaccaagcaagcattCACCAGGCCGCAGTTCGGCTTCCAGGTCCCGACGGAGAGGGCTCGTCCGCCACACCCACGAGTCATGGCATGACCCCGGGAAACATGGATTTACATCCagaatccagaggtcggcatcacatgtctgcagaattcaattcagccAAATTTGTACCCATAAAAGACTTCGGAAAAActcatgttaatgtaactacatctgtctgcactcTTACCGACTATTCAAACATAGCTATCAACGAGTCGTCGACAAGGTAGGACTTATACCATAAGCTTTAACATGTGGGCTTGGGTTCGTCAAGGCAGTGTCAAAAAAGTAGTCTGCATGCTTACTGATTGGGACAACCCCGCTTCCGGCCACAGCAGGCTTTTAACCCAATTACTGTTGCATGTTTAAGCCAATGTATCACAAACTACATACAGCATTAAAAGCTCCCATCTGAAAAAGGGTAATGAAGCAATACGTATGTAATGCACAGGAATTTATCCATGACAACCAGCACGACAATGAAGAATGAGGACGCAGAAAAGGGCAGCGAatatactacggcacattctgggagggCTACTCTCAACAAATCCACATCGAGAATCAAGGCTCAGTGTACACATAGCAATCGAGTAGCGGTGATTTTATGAACTGTGGAGGCCGCTGAACCACAGTGCAGCCCGCGTCGAATGCTTTCATTGCTTATCCTAACCGAGGTGCCCGGAAGGGCACCCactcccgttctggatagataaAAAAATATCGCTCCCGCAAACGTTCTGTCGCAACAGTCGCAGTAAAGCGGAAAATTTAAACAAtacaaatgaaacaattcgctacgtatacaatgcatgaataatactcacgatcatggtgttcaATGCGTAGAACCCCTTCCGCGACATGTAGTTCGCCGTGTCCGCGgggctcaggccatggggctttcGGATGGCGATGAGGGTGCCATCGACGCACCCGAGAACACCAggaatccgcccgagccgagcgaacgccgcctttgttcgctccttCGCGTCCGTGGTCTCgggaaaggccacccaccgtttctgCCCGctaacgacagtaatggcgtgtgccACCTCGTGGATGGTTtcgctgacggacgactgcgacaggccgatgaattcctcgctgccgacagctcgctggaagcatccgctggcaaaaaatctcagcgcagacaacaccttccgctctgttgaAATCCCACTggctcgttggcacccgatgacggggtcgagttcgtcgcacaaccaacgtaccgtacgtttcgagaaacgaaagcgacgccggaattcacactcgctcatctcttcaaacgcatttcgcacctcctaccattctgcatctgcttcgagaaacgccaacgtagcaaggaagcaccgttacaagcgccattttctcaatatcagctgttgcggcagccgcaaccgccgcatcactcggaatacatgccgtgcgacgccattgttcgctcgagagaacgcgagcgaacgggctcgctctccgttcacttttagcagacgacatgctcgttatgacgcggcatgacgtcaccaaaaaagaaaacatcaaggaaaaaaaagaaatggccacgccccttagagtggcgtgagttgtccggcttcagccaatcgcgtgcgatcatcagaacgaacgcgaacgaacggcgcagaacagagatctccgatcgcccccctgcgcttcttcgttcttcttgcggCGTTTTAGGCATCTAGAATTTCCCTCGTTatgatgaaccaactcgcccagcgacAAGTATACTTCTAAGTTAAAAATAAGAAGTTGGGCGTATTTTGTCTCTATACTCCTATGACGAATGTTGCGTAGCAGGTGCTTCACTGCCGAAGAGACAGTCTAGAAATTGAAACAAGAGAAGAAGAAGCATGAAACTGCATTATTTATTGACGACACTTTAGAGGCCGGAGAGGCAGGAAGCAAAATTTTCGAAGAGCTGCACGCCATAGCGTCTGCCACCGCTGGTGCATAACAAAACGAATATGAGAGACCAAACAACAGAGCATTATTTTTCTGAACGTAACAGTGAAACATAATAAACGGTTTTAAAAAAATACCAACCTTAACGTCCGCACAAGTAAAATAATACATAATATGCAGGAGCTTGCGCTGTCTCCCAAAGTATAGAAGATCAGTTTGTTTACTTTCTCACAGTGTTGAGCATAAAAACTTTGGAATACAGCCTTTTCGGCGAAACTATTGCTCCCCTGGTGAAACTATAACTTATAGTGAAACTATAAGTTATAGTTTCACCAGAGGAGCACGATGTGTTAAAAACAGAGGAATAAATGAACAAAATAGCGACGCTACACAACACGGCACGCAGATGCGCAGCTGCTACAGCGAGAACATCAAAAAGGTTCTGAGACACCGATGAAATGCGATTCGAGAATACATAGTCATGATGTGTAAGAGCTCGCTAGCCAAAGCTAAGCCTTCAGCGCGTAGTGACACTCTGAAAGAATAACTCGCCAAAGACAGTCACCTCCATTGTCACCGCCTTCTTTCCATACGAgaggcgtgttttttttttttttgtctcgcttAATCTTACGCAAACATCTTCGCACCGGCAAGACATCTACGCAGCCGGAATTCCAGGGAAGATGGCGGGAAGAGTTTTGTGTTTGAACGTCGCCTAGCTCCTCATGCGAAAAGGCGATGAAGTACTCGAATGcgtggaaacaaacaaacaagcgtaACGGGAACTAAGAAGGCACTGGAGAAAAGGAGATGTTGGAGTACGATGGTATGAAGGATCTTCGAAAAAGCGAGTTGAGTCAGCGCCCTCTAGAAAGTTATTttcctaggtggcgttggttgAGTGTTGCAGTGTTGGGTGAGGAGGAAACGCGAGGAAAGAAAAATGCAGAAGCGACGCGCCGAACTGATGTCGTACACAACGTGAGAAGCATGGTGTTCTAAGCAAACAAAAACGTGTGAACGCCAACGTCGCAAACAACGCGAGAAACGcgcggccaagaaaaaaaagatgcagaGAGACACAGGAAGCGGCCATTCGTCGAGCGAGCGCGGAGTAAACACTCGGGTTCACGTGTGAgtcgaaaaaagaaagagaaataatatgCGCCCCTCGCCTTTTCTTCCTGTAATTGAATAACGCTAGAAACGCTTTTCAAAGTCCGGCATTGACTTTCCTCGCGCCttcttttttaatatttcttttcGCAGCGAGTTCGCACTGCACTAGcattcggagtttatttttctagTCTTATTCTCCGTTTGTATTCACTGTTGTCACGGTTGTTTTTCGCAGTCGAAAATCATTATTCGCTTTCTGTTTATTCCGTACATGCATGATTACTTCATTTGTTATCTTGAttcatgtatttatttatcgTGAGTCCTGTTGCGAGACAcagtagaaaaaaacaaaacaaaggtttTTGAAATTGTGAGGGTGCGAACGTCGGAACTTCTCTATGACATTTTTTGTATGAAACTGGTTGACTCTTTCTTTGTCCACCTTCTCGCTCAACCCGAGGCGGCCCTTCGAATCTTACAGGTGCTTGGCAACAAGCTGAGAGGTGCAACTTAAGCGTTTGCAAACAAACTTTCAAAGCCGCAGTTGACTAACGCTGGCTGAGTATTTCTTTGTATATTATTGCACATCGAGTTTCAGATTTCATCGAGTTTCTGAATTTTACTCGGCGTAACTCCCATGTCGCTGTGGTACATTTGGACAGATGACAACGTGACTTAATTTACTCGTATGGTTACCTGTTATTGAATACTCTTGCTATAAATTCGTGAAAGCACGCCCAGTTTGGACGCTTTCGTATGCTTGACGTTGCGATGCTTTCTTCACAAATCGCAACGattaaacagtttttttttttctgtggcacgTTATGCTCGTGAAGCTTGTACAATTCCACCGTTTCACCCGTCGTGTAAACGGCTGGATGAGGATGTGTGCCCCAAGTTCGGATTTAAAAAGAAATCACACCGCAAAAGCGAAGCAATAAATTCGGTAGCAACAAAGTGTAGTGTCATACGAGGTAAGGCTGACATCTAACTCTTTTTTATCCGATTTGGCGTAACTCTACGAAAGGTCGGTGTAAAAGAATAAGGGAATGTGAATAGGACCGCTCTAcggagcgaagtggttttcgtgctgtctattGTCTCAACGTGAAGTAAGCGGCGAGAGCGTACAAGGGTATGCGAACCGTCTAATGATGTCCGTCGAGATAGCGTGCGCCAGTGCTCGCGACCGCACCCGTTTGATCAAATTTTGCATTTGCTTCTCCACAAACGCGCAATATTCGGTATGTATATACTTTGCGGATAGCGTACAGAAGCTTGTGTGCTAAACGTTCGAATTCGCAGGCTCAGAACAGATGTAGGAGTTCAGTGAAACAACGATTGCCTCGAGTCAACTGCGTTAAAGACGTTCGCGCCAGCCGTGACCGGTTAGCGGAAGGTGTTTTGACGCTAAGCTCGCAGGCCCCAGCGtctgcatttcgatgcaggccaAATGTAAGTGCACCCGCGTATTTACATTTCGGTGCGCTTAAATAACTCCGGGAAGTCAACATTAATGCGGGGCCATCCATTCGCTACCACGTGTCTAATAATCATGCCATGTTTATGACACGTAAAGCACAAGAATTTAAAATACATCCAGCTCCGTATGCAAGTTGGCCCCACGGCCCGTATTCGCAAAAATGTCTTACGCGAAAAATTTTCGTGAGAGAATATTCAAGCCAATAGCAATGCGGGACATGTCATTAGCGAAGCTGCTTGCTCGATTTCAAAACGCCCTTATGAAAGAGAGGTTTTGGGAATTCGGCCTCAGATGCCAGAAATCATGAGATTTGTGAGACCTAGTCTAGGGATATGTTAAAGAATTAGCCCTTCTTTCTGCCCGCAGATTCAAAATCTACTGACGCGATCGCTACCGTGTGGTCTACGCGCCCCGCTGGTTTGTTTCTAATGACGAAGTCTTGTAAGGCTGCCTTTAATGAagtatttctttttattgcgatagcacttatatggacagtctcggcgggttttcgccgtcgccgctgccgtcGCCGTGGCCGTTATGTCCTTCCggcatgaagtccaaattgacaagatccccccgcgcattgtatgttctaccgcggttaAAAGCTCGCGAGTGggtgcgacgaacgcggccgaagcagagttcaaacgagccggcccatttccgtcgctcggagggtgcatgcgataacatcaccccgctcgggaggcctgccgtcgagacagacaggaaacgccacgcccgtctttaacgagccctaaaagacgcgaagacgtgcgggggggggaaggggggagggagtGCCGCgcaaggagcaactttgaactttgaatctaagggcgaggtcgcgcgcgctatctcgaaagccatcacagcgggcggctcgtatacccttctacgggctgcgctctcaacgcgaagtgaccatgcggagagcatcgctccctggagcggccgtattttcttacaccagcgttttgtagttacgcgagatcggatacaaaacagttagctaccAGGCTCACTTCGtgcaacactacaatttgttgctatcgcattcattgcttcgcccttgcggtgaaactgtgacttttttgcgttTGTTGGAAAGCCGAAAAACatgtgtgcaataaagaaaaaaattgcccaAATTTGTTACAAAAAACACCTCGTCAAGTTTctcgctggaaagacttggggaatgtcgcccagcgctatgttgcaactgtacagggtgctttttctcggtttcctgcgctgCAGTTTGCCTACATTAACTAACGCAAGGAAGACAACTCGACGCATGCTACAAAATGTTCAGGCCCAGACCTTCCGCATATGTTTAGGCCTGCGTCAGAGTGCCTCAACAGTGGCAACAATTACTTATTATACTAAGTGGCTTTTAAGGCCTTGAGAATTAGGACGCGAAATATAGATGCCAAATCCTACATTCTACGAAATCCGCTGTTCTCTAAAGTGAG
Proteins encoded:
- the LOC119394889 gene encoding putative nuclease HARBI1, whose translation is MESSVSETIHEVAHAITVVSGQKRWVAFPETTDAKERTKAAFARLGRIPGVLGCVDGTLIAIRKPHGLSPADTANYMSRKGFYALNTMITCDADLWILDVNPCFPGSCHDSWVWRTSPLRRDLEAELRPGECLLGDSGYPLEPWLLTPVPGRPASGTPESDCNKAHTAMRNVVERCIGVLKSRFRCLQRYRALLYNPDRAGAVRATEKGAEECTPPVSLHSMKTSPGGASPTALSVRMCRRH